Part of the Vibrio ishigakensis genome, GACCGTGTACATGAGGCGTGTCGCACGACCTCGACCCAGCTAAGACAGATTGAGCACAGAAGATTTTCCAACTGCCATCTATATGGCGAGCCAATCATTCAAACAGCAGTGAGCTAAAGGAGAAGTAACATGAGTAAACCTACAGGCGAGCTGTTGATCGAAGGCAAAAACCTAATCAAAGATTTTCCGGTTAGCAGCACAGCGCTAAAGAACCCTATGATGCGCGCCATTAATGACGTGTCATTCAAGATGTATAAGAGTCGTGGTCTTTCTGTGGTGGGCGAATCTGGCTCAGGTAAATCTACCACAGCTAAGATGATCGCTAAGATGTATGCACCCACTGGTGGCAGCATCGAATACCGTGGCCGTGATATCCAGACCATCAACAAGAAAGCCGACTTAATGCACTACCGTGAAGGCGTGCAGATGGTATGGCAAGACCCGTTTGGGTCACTAAACCCAACCCACAACATCTTTCACCATATCGCTCGACCATTGATCATCCATAAGAAGGTCAAGCCGGGTAACAAGAAAGAACTTCAAGAGCGTGTATATGACTTGCTTGAGCAAGTAGGCTTAATCCCACCAAAAGAGACCGCTGAGAAATTCCCTCATCAGCTCTCTGGTGGTCAGCGTCAAAGGGTAAACCTAGCGCGAAATATCGCTGTGGGTGCCGAGGTAGTGCTTGCCGATGAGCCGACATCAATGCTGGATGTGTCCATCCGTGCCGGCGTTCTTAACCTAATGGAAGAGATGAAGTTCGAGAAGCAGATGTCGCTTCTATACATCACCCATGATATCGCTACAGCGCGCTATATCGCCGAAGACATTGCTGTTATGTACGTAGGACACATGGTGGAATGGGGAGATACCGATGAGGTTATCGCGAACCCTCAGCACCCTTATACTCAGCTGTTGATCTCTGCGGTGCCCGATCCATCTAAGTCTATCCATGAAAAACTCAAGGGTAACAAGGGCGAGATCCCATTGTGGACACCAGAATCAGCAGGTTGTCCGTTTGCTGGTCGCTGCCAGCACGCAACCGATAGATGTAAAGAACAGCTCCCAGGAGTGACTCAGCTGTCCGAAAACCACTTTGTTCGTTGCTATCTGCACGAGCAATAACCACCAATTTCACTCCTAGTTTTGCCCCTCCAGTTTGAGGGGCACTTTTTATATGAGACACGTATGAAGATCCTGATTAATCATCTAGGTTTTTCCACAAACAGCCCAAAACATGGTGTTGTCATCAGTGATCAGCCACTTATCTCTAAATGTGTGCAGCTGATCAGAACAAGTGATCACAGCATCGCCCTGCAGGTGCCACTAGATGAAGCACAACTGGTGGATAATTGGCAGGTAGGTTATTGCCATAGTTTTGATTTTTCGAGCCTTAATGATGCTAGTGAATACTACGTCAAACTAGATTCGACGCACTCGCACACCTTTAGCCTAGAGCCACAACTGCTATTCAAGCGCACCTTCTCTGATCTGCTTCACTACTTTAAATCTCAGCGCTGCAGTGGCATCTATGAAGAGAGCGATAAAAACGCCAAGGTCTATGGCAGTGATGAAACCCGAGATGTAAGCGGTGGTTGGTATGATGCTTCGGGGGATGTGAGTAAATATCTGAGCCACCTATCCTACGCTAACTACCTGAATCCGCAGCAGATACCCTTGGTCGTCTGGAGCCTAGTCCAGAGCCTAGAAGCCATAGAGCATACTGAATTTGAACAAGCCTTTACTCGCTTAAGACTTATCGAAGAAGCAAAGTTCGGTGCTGACTTCTTGATTCGCATGCAGCACGAGTCTGGCTTTTTCTATATGACCCTGTTCGATAAGTGGAGCAAGGACACAGAGCAGAGAGAACTGTGCGCCTATCAA contains:
- a CDS encoding ABC transporter ATP-binding protein, producing the protein MSKPTGELLIEGKNLIKDFPVSSTALKNPMMRAINDVSFKMYKSRGLSVVGESGSGKSTTAKMIAKMYAPTGGSIEYRGRDIQTINKKADLMHYREGVQMVWQDPFGSLNPTHNIFHHIARPLIIHKKVKPGNKKELQERVYDLLEQVGLIPPKETAEKFPHQLSGGQRQRVNLARNIAVGAEVVLADEPTSMLDVSIRAGVLNLMEEMKFEKQMSLLYITHDIATARYIAEDIAVMYVGHMVEWGDTDEVIANPQHPYTQLLISAVPDPSKSIHEKLKGNKGEIPLWTPESAGCPFAGRCQHATDRCKEQLPGVTQLSENHFVRCYLHEQ